The following coding sequences lie in one Arachis ipaensis cultivar K30076 chromosome B03, Araip1.1, whole genome shotgun sequence genomic window:
- the LOC110269472 gene encoding DNA topoisomerase 6 subunit B-like, whose translation MGENAKRKRAGRLLQEFRTQTKNLASSTDSTPPLIVVGASAASSSPLFQTKSLARHVVVVLSSSFAVRGFEFEMLAVVSSSSSCSQLKPGKSLYTTVRELVENSLDSAESISELPVVEITM comes from the exons CTTCTTCAAGAATTCAGAACCCAAACCAAAAACCTTGCCTCTTCAACGGATTCGACGCCGCCGCTCATCGTTGTAGGCGCCTCCGCGGCCTCCTCCTCCCCCCTGTTCCAAACCAAATCCCTAGCTCGGCACGTCGTCGTCGTGTTGTCTTCTAGCTTCGCTGTTCGAGGCTTCGAGTTCGAGATGCTTGCCGTGGTGTCGTCGTCGTCGTCTTGCTCTCAGTTGAAG CCAGGAAAATCTCTTTATACTACTGTTAGAGAGCTCGTGGAGAATTCGCTTGACTCAGCGGAATCGATATCGGAGCTTCCGGTAGTTGAGATAACCATGTGA